The sequence GAGACTAAGTTCCTCTAACTACGTggtttgctacgaggcggtgtagttctgacagaattcactagaaacttctcaagatgtccaagattgcaaccatgctctgataccaactgacacaccccgtcccgaaggagggcatgctggccgtcacgtgagagtgacgtaaccatttgcacagtacggaagctttaagatacaatttaaattgatacacccgaaggtgagtcctaattttgtccaatctgtcagaacaccgtcgaattcctcgtagtcaccacacctttgtgattcctgaacctggaggggcgcaaaaccaaaattgagtgggtcagtaaaacaattcttttccaaatccaaacatttctcaaaacgttgtaacccctctccgtaaaacctgtatactttcccagaaatgtaaaatataaatatacatatatattctcaaaacttcatttttactatctcaacattatctctttatcaatcatgccatgccatgtcatctcaacatttctcatattaattatgccatgccacatcatctcaacagtaataaggtatgaatgcatcaacataatcatatcaggtgcaagaaagtaatcaaccgtaggccctctaatagccctatacggttgaacctagagctcaaaatctatcattatcactctaccggagtcacctctgtgacccgtccggccttctgcacacaagttacgctctagtgcttctcataaatcatctgtgcacataatctaaggtcacccaccagtcggaatctcactaacactctcgcgactggtctgtcgtacccactccgcgtggactgtacgactagcatctacttggatccaaggcgagcgtgcgatgcggtgaatactataagcactaaaccatggtgcaggatttgagctcaatatatatcatcatcatcataacagtaattaaatactcatctgtgcgtctaccgcaccatttcatacatatgcatcataaatcaattcttacctgtgcgtccaccgcaccaattcatacatatgcatcataaatcaattcttacctgtgcgtccaccgcaccaattcatacatatgcatcatatattaattcatgcatggcatttcaactcacatttctatatacttttcatatcaattctatgcatggtatttcacttcccgttttttccacataactcatatgcatttcattttaaacatattttcatttcaattcaatttctgggaaacgtcaagtatatatatatacggaaaacaaaactgcccactcacagattaCATCGACGTCTCGTAAGTCCCTGAGCATCCCTTGGCCATGCCCGATGCCCGCATAAACCTCACCTATACAAAAGTAACCATTTTGACGTTATTTAACGCCTAACCCAAATCTTAGTtaataactcctcatatattgctcaaattgggtatatgaatataccaccgtgacctacacaacctcaggatcatccccatatttttaaaataatttttggaggtctcacgcgcccccacgcgcctgacgtggcacggacctacgcgccccccacgcgcggccacgtgacatgcacactgacggctacagtgaacggcgttagggaatattccgtcaaatcttagtatattccgttaaaaactaacggtTACCGTTAAAACTAACTaacggcgtcagaatattccgtcaaacttgacggaatattccgtcacctTCAACCTTCAGCTCCGGCGACCGTCGccggcgccggaaactgggtaaaattTCAATTCCACTAATCTCACTCGTTTTTCGTCCAATTTCTTcgcattttataccaaaatgaagcatttaacaCCTACTATCACGTTGAAAGGTTTTTAAGGTCCAAAAACAACAAGatcataccttccaaaattcctcaaattcggccaaactcgaacccaacgatcccgacgtccattttgttcaaacgaggcaTTCCGAGCCTCCTTGGAACTTCCTAAGACTCGTGGTGATCTTGTTTTAACCTAAAACATAACCATACTTAAGTTTGTGAACAGTACAAAATCACGGGGCtttaaaaactagggtttctcgAAGTGAACTCACCTGAAACTTATACCCCCGTGCTCGTGAAGTTCCCTAGATCACGATGGTGATCTTAGATTGGACGTTGGTGTAGGATTGTGGTTATGCTTGGTGTTTGCcgtgagttcgagagtaagagagagagtgagagagtgttTTCTgaagaataagagagagagagagtgactaaGGAGagctgaggaagagagagacaaCAAAACGGGAAAGGGGGAAGGATTTCAGGAGGTGGGGCTCCCACCTAAGTCCAAATATAATTTAACACATACGAATATaatctaaccctagtttaggatcttaaaataaaacaaacaccaaaattacgcaccttaatcccaTTTAAGGGCGTTTttgtaatttcacgtcctcggtatTTAGTAATTctgggacgggttgtgacagataataaatgcataaatatagGGATAATAGGGATAATAGGAACTGAAATtaataaccaaaattttaggaaaatgtttgatcaaattttcaaaaggagtgtatgtttagtctaaaaaattaaaaaacgagGCATCTATATCAAAATGCCCCTATTATATAATATGCTATGTTTGCAGTTTGCTTGATAGTAATTTAGACAACACACAACATTCATGTGCTTTTCTGCGCACtttgattattttaataatatataatagaTCGAACAAGTTTTAAAAACTTGGATATGTGTCCACCCGGGATTAGGTGTAAGGATGAGTGGCTGCTGAATTTTCAACAGCCAAGTTAATTTCTAATAGGATTAAAACTTAAACACGTGTCCACTCAAGATTGGGTGCATGGAGAAGTGGCTGCTGAATTTACAGCAGCCAAGTTAATTCCTAATAGATATTGCAGTTTGCTTTGCTGCACACTTTGTCCTTTGGTAGCATGGGAAGTACGaaccaaaagcaaaaggaaaagaagatttcGGGATTatcgaaaaataaaatttgaaaaccaatccCATACCGAATATTTCGGTACTTTTTGGTACGGGATTACTAAAGTTCGGGATaatttcggtttcggtttaggatttttcggtttggtttgagaattttgagaattttgagaatttttttcaGCCCTAATCCTACCATAGCAAATCCATGTTTCCACCTCCCTTGAGGCCACTTCCAACCTGCTGAAAGCTTGAGTATTCAGTGTGGAGCCATGGGTGTTGGGGTTAGCAGAAAGACAACAACAATCTGTTTTTGAGCTTAAATCTTTaacgaaaattttattttaatttttttaccactACAAATTACCTTCCATACCCTATTACGACGTTTTCACTACCCTACCTATTATCCAACTAAGCAAGCAACTCATGAATGCATGTTGTTGTTGATAGAAATATTAATTTgcttaatttctgatttgttttctcAGATTTTTATAGTTCCTATATCAATATTTTGATAGAAATATTAATTTActtaatttcttgttttctcaGATTTTTATAGTTCCTATATCAATATTGTTCTTTCTTTGAACTGTGTTTATATTAATCATACTCATTTCCTTTTTTTGTCAGGTTTCTGATTGTAATTAAGGGGCCTAAAGGCTTCTGAAAGAGAGTAAAAAGGatcaaaaattgattttattttcaTGGCAAAGACCAATATGCCTTTTAGCAACATTTTAAGCATCTTAATATCATGAAAATATAAAGATGAGTATTGGAATAAAAGTAAAAGATTTAAGATATAATTAAACAGTTCATGAACTAATTAGGTGAGAACTACAACAAGCGGAGCCCCTCTTCCTTGTTCAAAGGAGAGACAAACATTAACAGAagaaaaaagcaaagaaaactgAACAAATAAACGATGTGTGAACTACGTAAGCACACATCCAAATGAGAGCTCGACAACATCGATCCCTTCAACTGATAGACGAGGGGCTAAAGCTCCCATTGTTGCAAACAAGAAATTAAAAACACTAACAACGCTGTCTAAGAAGAGGCTCCATAGTTCCTGCTTCATTTGTTCATGCCGGTAGCGTTCTTGACTGCGTCGACAGCACCCACTGCCTTGGCCTGCACAGTCTGGCCAGCACCCTGCATTGTTCCCATAGCAGACTGGGCGGCACTGTTGGCCTTGTCCATCATTGTGCTGGTCTTCTCCTGTCAAATCCAAAATCATCcagcacaacacacacacacacacatcaatcTCTATGCACAATCAATCGTAAAGCAAAAGAAAACGCTACGAAAACTGTTATTGACGCTTCAAAATAGTCGATCATACAAGCACTACAATCGTAAGAACAAAGAAGAAACGAGTGCAGCATGACTATTTTGAAACGCTAGTAAGTTTCAAAACGAAAAATGGAGATGAGTTAGGGTTTACCTGAGCTTGGCCCTTGGCCACTCCAGCGTTGTAGCTCATCTTCTGAGTGTTGTCAGCCATTTTCTTCTTGTTGGAAACTGGAGCAAAAACACTTAGAAATCGAATGAAGGCTTTTGAGAGATGGAATTTGATTTGCTTGATGATGAATTACTTAGATGGACATAGGTTTATATAGAATTTCGGACCAGCTGAATGTCGACACGTGTGATGCCACGCGTAAGTTATTCACTGGCTTGCTCTGAGATCGTTCTCGCGActaacacgtgtcgcgttatCAATTGGATGGCCTCCTGATCAGGAAGCGGTTTATCTCCTGCGGTAGTTGCTCACTTGCTGTTCATAGGGTTTTGACAGTTTTGTGAAGGGACGCTACTTTAACAGTCATATTATTGATTATTTGGGATGATAATGTCATCAATGAGATGGGAGATGAtggacttaaccgtgaccgcacatcATCTCTTATAGAAAGATTAAGCTTCTCTGCCCTTCCACTTCTCAtacatttttatcttattttatttgtGCGATCACGGTTAAGGTAGGTCAACATTATATATTACTAttgatttttgtcttattatctctataataaaaattaatataaaatgttgatgtagtTTAACGGttaccgcacaaaataggaggggatgagaaTGTATGGAAAGTTGAAGGGCAAAGAAGCCGGGTCCAAGATACAGAATTTAGTTTCTGTCTCTGTAGActttattacaaaaaattacTGTTGTCTCTTACAACATTACGTATGTAGTAGTCATGGGATGCATTATTGTTAGAGAAACTGTTTAAACATCATTATTAGAGAAATTTTTTGAAGCCttatatgaatttatattcttttttatttgtcatATGAACAAAATTTTACGCGATCTGTCATAAcaattttttgaaattattaatttgtcatTTTACTCTAagtttttttaagttttccatccaaatagTTCGGTGCCTTGCACATAAGTGTTATTTCGGACTTTTGACCTCATTTTCacaagttttaaattttttgtttttatacaaaAGATATATTTACACCAGGAGGTGAggaaataaattggttttggaCATTTGACCTCCTTTTCACAAGTCCTCTACTTCTCTTTGGTACGAACCTAAAAAACTTGGCTCGTTAAAAAACATGTTGTGTTCATTTCAAAAACTTAAGGTGaactactaaaaaaatatatattaggcTCACTAACATGGAGTTTAATAATTGCAAGCTTAGAGAATTTTATGTGGTCCATATTGTTCTTAAATTAGGAGTCGAAATGACCGAAAtaatcttgaaggggatttggtTAAAAGGCCCGAAACAACCTCAACAATCTAAGTTACAATAAATAAAGTAGTAAATATTACCCTCGCTTAAAAATGGTAAACAAAAATATTCCCATAAGTTAAAGTCACAAAAACATCACACTCAAGCCCCATTTATTATGGCCCCACCCACCCCCTCATGACTCATGATGAGTCCACTCGACGCGTCTTGGCCTTGCAAATTACCACCATGGGTGCTGCCGACCTCCAAACCCATGAAAAATCAACGCTTGAAAAGCTTTtgaaaaaacagaaaataaaggggGTAAGAGAGTAAAATTCTGAAATATTATGGGAGCCCCTGATAGTTTCGAAAATTACAGTACAGACGggttaaatttattaattttgtataCCCGGCCCACACacagacccaaaaaaaaaaacaccctaaACCCAAGTCGTCGTGGGACACAAAAGCCCTCAACTCCCGCGGCAACAGCCTCCTTCTCCCTCTTCGTTCGATACCAGCTATCGGCGGAGCTCCAAAGTTTCCAACTTTTTGtaatctttttgtttgtttttctctGCCCAAAaaaccctcttcttcttctgcattgGTTTCCAGAAAAATTTACAGATAGGAAGAGGAAGTAGAGTCTCAGAGTAGGAAAGTCGGGTTCTTGAGGTAATTGCGAACCGGGTACGGAAAACCACCCAGAAAGATGGGAATGAAGGACAAGAAGAAGACCCATGAGAGCAAGAAGGCTGCCCTGCCAAATTTGGATATTGTTGAAAAGGGTATTGTCACATTTCAtataaatttaatattttttttcttactgtTTTACTGTTTTAGCTTGATTCTAACTTGGGTTCTTGATAAACtttatgtttgaattgaaaGCTCATTGTTTAGAAATTTGTATTGGATGATGaataaaatgatataaaatAGATGCTACATACATTGGGAAATTATGGAATTTACACACTAAAAAAATAGTTGATGTGTGTGTAATTGTTCATATTTATGTAGACACAGAAATTTGGTAATTGTCCTTGGCAGCATAGTGTTTTTGCTCTCTGTATGTGTAAAGTTACGGCGAAGAGTATAAGTAAGTTGTGATTTTGCAATTTTATTTGTTTCCAGTTAAAATGTTGGGATCGGCAGAGATGAGAAAGAGAAAAAGGGCAAAGGAAAGCGATGCTGACTCTCGAAAGGTTGTCCAAGTCTCTGTTGAAGGTACATTGGGTTTCTGTTTCTTACGAGTTAAGTACATTGTTAGGACTATAGATTTGGAATGAACTCTTATGTTTTCGGTTTGCTTTTGTTGTTTCAGTAGATAATTCAGTCAAACCAGCCAAAGATAAGAAAAAGACAAAACTAACGAAGAAAAGGAAAGtaaagaatgtgaagaattatgtaGCTGTGGAAAGCGAGAATGATCACCCAAATACGGAGACTGATGACGATTTTAATGAAATCAATGGTAAGTTGCCACTAGTTGGGTAGCAGTATAGTGTATTGTATGCGCGGGAACCACTGTATTGTCTAATTTGTTAATCGTGTCCTGGTGCATTCAAGTACCTTTTTGGGGGTGACTGTTGGAAGTTTGTAAATTTCCAATATCTTTGCCTGTCTGTGTTTTGTTATGATAAGAATGTTAAGTCAGagttgttttcttttctatAACCTAAGGTCACTGGATTCAATTTCTGACTCAAGTTGTATGGAAATGTTTGGGTGCTTTTGAAGTGCCAACTGTAGAATCCGTTCCTGctgcttttaattaattaattaatctaattGTCTTTCTATTAGATGATGGAGTTGCTGATCAGAGCCCATTTGAAACTCAGGAAGAGATTGAAATTGGTGAAGTGCTCACTGAGGCTGGTAAGGGTCTGAAATTGGAACTTAGTAAAGTGGCAGCTTTTGTTTGATCTGAGCGTCGAGTCATTGGATGGAGCTTTTATTGCAGTTATACTTATAAGGTCAAGTGCTCATTGAGGTTTTCTTTTTACTGTAGGTAAGTCAAAGAAagctaagaaaaagaaaaagaaggatcgTAATCCATTAGAGTTTGTGAAGTCACTGGAAAAGGAAGTAGAAGCTGGTCGGGAGAGCAGCTCAAGAGGAATATCAAGTACGATTCTTGAATGTGAACATTTATTTGTATCCGAGTTATTACAGTTTCATTGCAACCAGTGCTATTCTACTTTTAGTAATGATAATTGTCAATGTAGGCGTATCCAAGAAagctttgaaaaagaaaaagagggatCTTGATTCATCAGAGTCCACAAAGACAATGGAAACGGAAGTAGAAGCTGATCAGGCTGATGTTTACC is a genomic window of Malus domestica chromosome 09, GDT2T_hap1 containing:
- the LOC103421540 gene encoding stress-induced protein KIN2 is translated as MADNTQKMSYNAGVAKGQAQEKTSTMMDKANSAAQSAMGTMQGAGQTVQAKAVGAVDAVKNATGMNK
- the LOC103421541 gene encoding uncharacterized protein isoform X2; protein product: MGMKDKKKTHESKKAALPNLDIVEKVKMLGSAEMRKRKRAKESDADSRKVVQVSVEDNSVKPAKDKKKTKLTKKRKVKNVKNYVAVESENDHPNTETDDDFNEINDDGVADQSPFETQEEIEIGEVLTEAGKSKKAKKKKKKDRNPLEFVKSLEKEVEAGRESSSRGISIMIIVNVGVSKKALKKKKRDLDSSESTKTMETEVEADQADVYLISSGDEDSSKGMKKWVTEYHQSRPGLKELQQRIDQFMVEHDEKLEQEKKEKEARAAEGGWTVVVHHKGRKKTTDAESGITVGSVAQAALEDKVAKKKRTEVFGLDFYRFQRKEAQRNEIMMLQSKFEQDKKRIQQLRAARKFRPY
- the LOC103421541 gene encoding uncharacterized protein isoform X4; this encodes MGMKDKKKTHESKKAALPNLDIVEKVKMLGSAEMRKRKRAKESDADSRKVVQVSVEDNSVKPAKDKKKTKLTKKRKVKNVKNYVAVESENDHPNTETDDDFNEINDDGVADQSPFETQEEIEIGEVLTEAGKSKKAKKKKKKDRNPLEFVKSLEKEVEAGRESSSRGISSVSKKALKKKKRDLDSSESTKTMETEVEADQADVYLISSGDEDSSKGMKKWVTEYHQSRPGLKELQQRIDQFMVEHDEKLEQEKKEKEARAAEGGWTVVVHHKGRKKTTDAESGITVGSVAQAALEDKVAKKKRTEVFGLDFYRFQRKEAQRNEIMMLQSKFEQDKKRIQQLRAARKFRPY
- the LOC103421541 gene encoding uncharacterized protein isoform X1; protein product: MGMKDKKKTHESKKAALPNLDIVEKVKMLGSAEMRKRKRAKESDADSRKVVQVSVEVDNSVKPAKDKKKTKLTKKRKVKNVKNYVAVESENDHPNTETDDDFNEINDDGVADQSPFETQEEIEIGEVLTEAGKSKKAKKKKKKDRNPLEFVKSLEKEVEAGRESSSRGISIMIIVNVGVSKKALKKKKRDLDSSESTKTMETEVEADQADVYLISSGDEDSSKGMKKWVTEYHQSRPGLKELQQRIDQFMVEHDEKLEQEKKEKEARAAEGGWTVVVHHKGRKKTTDAESGITVGSVAQAALEDKVAKKKRTEVFGLDFYRFQRKEAQRNEIMMLQSKFEQDKKRIQQLRAARKFRPY
- the LOC103421541 gene encoding uncharacterized protein isoform X3 → MGMKDKKKTHESKKAALPNLDIVEKVKMLGSAEMRKRKRAKESDADSRKVVQVSVEVDNSVKPAKDKKKTKLTKKRKVKNVKNYVAVESENDHPNTETDDDFNEINDDGVADQSPFETQEEIEIGEVLTEAGKSKKAKKKKKKDRNPLEFVKSLEKEVEAGRESSSRGISSVSKKALKKKKRDLDSSESTKTMETEVEADQADVYLISSGDEDSSKGMKKWVTEYHQSRPGLKELQQRIDQFMVEHDEKLEQEKKEKEARAAEGGWTVVVHHKGRKKTTDAESGITVGSVAQAALEDKVAKKKRTEVFGLDFYRFQRKEAQRNEIMMLQSKFEQDKKRIQQLRAARKFRPY